The segment ACTTCCGATCCTTGGAAAGGAAATTCTCCAACTTCAAGTTCTACTTGGTTCTTTCTGAGCCTCTGCCCGAGGATAATTGGGTAGAGAAGAAGGACATCCATGATGAGGAAGGCGATGGATTTGTAGGATTCGTACACCAAGCGGTGATCGATCAATATCTCAAGCATCACGATGAACCCGAAGAGATAGAATTCTATTTCTGCGGTCCACCACTGATGAACCAAGCGGTACTCAAGATGTGTGATGACTGGGGAGTACCAGAGGAGAATGTGAGCTTCGATGATTTCGGAGGCTGATCATCGCTGAACATATTTCAACCTATCGGAAAGGGCCTTCGGGCCCTTTTCTCATTGGAAGGCTGATGCTATGCAACGCATTTCAATTAACTAAGAGTCAAGGTTTTCCCCGATCATGGTGTATAATTCTTAATTGAAGGCTAACGATCATCTGGGAGGGATTTAAAGGTGCTAGGTACATTTGTCTATAACCTTAATTTCCAAATCAGATGAAACGTTTAATGATAGCTGTGCTTGCACTGGCCATCTCTACATTATCATTCTCACAAGGCTCAATTGTGGGAAAAGTGATCGATGCAGAGTCCGGTGAAGCCATAATCTCAGCCACAGTAAGGCTGGATAACTCGACCAAAGGAGCCCTGACCGATCTTTCAGGGAATTTCGAGATAAAGAATGTGACTGCTGGTGAGCATACCGTCAAGGTGTCCTATGTCAGCTTTGATGATATCACTGAAAAAGTGATGGTCAAAGACGGTGCAGCTGCAGACATAGGGACATTGAAGATGGAATCTTCATCCATCGGACTGAAAGAGATCCAAGTCGTAGCCAGTGTGGCTGTGGATAGGAAGACTCCTGTTGCCGTATCCACCATCTCTGCAAAGCAGATCGAAGAGCGACTTGGTAATCAGGAATTCCCAGAACTGCTGAAGTCCACGCCTTCCATCTACACGACCAAACAAGGTGGTGGATTCGGAGATGCTCGGATCAATATCCGTGGATTCAGTCAGGAGAATTTTGCACTGCTCATCAACGGTATCTCTGTAAGTGGTATGGAGGACAACCGGGTATATTGGTCCAACTGGGCCGGTCTGGGAGATGTTACCCGCACGATGCAGGTGCAGCGTGGACTGGGAGCATCGAGGTTGGCGATCACCTCTGTTGGGGGGACCATCAACATCATCACCAAGACCACGGATCAGCGTAAAGGTGGATCGGTATGGTCTTCCATCGGAAATGATGGATATAAGAAGACCGGAATGACACTGTCCACCGGTCGAACTGATAACGGCTGGGCCTTCACCTTCACAGGGAGTCGTACAACAGGCGATGGATATATCGAAGGAGCGTATATCGATGCATGGAGTTATTTCGGCTCGGTGGCCAAGGAACTCGGTAAAGACCAGCAATTGATCTTCACGGTTTTCGGGGCTCCTCAACGCCACGGACAGCGTGACTTCCAACACAATATCGGAGACCAGCGCGATGTCTACGGCATCCGTTGGAATGATGACTATGGCAAATTCCAAGGAGAGGATTTCCTGATTCGCGAGAATTTCTACCATAAGCCTCAGGCCAACCTGAACCACATCTGGCAGATGAACGAAGGGACCACATTGGTCACGGCTGTGTATGGTTCTGTTGGTAGAGGAGGAGGAACCGGTGATCTAGGAGGATTCGTCAGAGAGGATGGAGCCTATCGTGGCCGTGAATTCCGTCAGCCACGGGATGTCTACGGTCACCATCAATACGATCAATGGTACCTGTATAACTCTGGTCAGGCAAATAGCCTCTACGACACCAGCATGGTCGCGCTGAATTATGAGACAGCTGAAGGCGAGACCGGAACCGCACAGATTGCGGCCAATGGTCAGAACGGACTGATCAAAAGGGCATCTATGAACCAGCACAACTGGTATGGTGTATTGTCGACTTTGACTACGGAATTGAGCGAGACATTGACTCTCTCCGGAGGTCTGGATGTCCGATTCTACACCGGTTCGCACTACAGGAAGACCGTCAATCTCATGGGTGCTGAATATTGGTTCGATGACGACAATATCAACAATCAATTCGATTGGGTCGATCTGGATGGAGATGGGATCCAAGAAGAAGGAGAATGGGGAAATCTCGTGCAACCGACCAACGATGCTGAGCGTCTATGGGGGAATGTAGACCGCGATGAGCGTATCGATTATAACAATGATGAGAATATCAACTGGTACGGACTCTTCGGTCAGTTGGAATACAGTAAGGATCAACTCTCGGCATTCGTGTCTGGTGCGTTCAACAACACCCAAATGCGTAGGATCGACTTCTTTTCCGAGCCGGATAGTGACAATACCACCGATTGGTTATCCTTCACCGGAGGAAATTTGAAACTAGGCGCGAATTATAATCTCAACGAGAACCACAATGTATTCTTGAATGGTGGATACATATCCAGAGCACCCTATTTCGATGCACTCTTCCCGACCTTTGATAACGATGCGGCCAATGAGGATGCAGTCAACGAGAAGATCACATCAGTCGAGCTCGGCTACGGATATCGTGGAAGGAACTTCTCTATGAACCTCAACGGGTATTGGACCCAATGGGAAGATAAGACCGATGTATCGACTTATGAGGATCCCGTCACTGAAGATATCCTCTTCTTGAATCTACTCGGAGTC is part of the Flavobacteriales bacterium genome and harbors:
- a CDS encoding TonB-dependent receptor, which gives rise to MKRLMIAVLALAISTLSFSQGSIVGKVIDAESGEAIISATVRLDNSTKGALTDLSGNFEIKNVTAGEHTVKVSYVSFDDITEKVMVKDGAAADIGTLKMESSSIGLKEIQVVASVAVDRKTPVAVSTISAKQIEERLGNQEFPELLKSTPSIYTTKQGGGFGDARINIRGFSQENFALLINGISVSGMEDNRVYWSNWAGLGDVTRTMQVQRGLGASRLAITSVGGTINIITKTTDQRKGGSVWSSIGNDGYKKTGMTLSTGRTDNGWAFTFTGSRTTGDGYIEGAYIDAWSYFGSVAKELGKDQQLIFTVFGAPQRHGQRDFQHNIGDQRDVYGIRWNDDYGKFQGEDFLIRENFYHKPQANLNHIWQMNEGTTLVTAVYGSVGRGGGTGDLGGFVREDGAYRGREFRQPRDVYGHHQYDQWYLYNSGQANSLYDTSMVALNYETAEGETGTAQIAANGQNGLIKRASMNQHNWYGVLSTLTTELSETLTLSGGLDVRFYTGSHYRKTVNLMGAEYWFDDDNINNQFDWVDLDGDGIQEEGEWGNLVQPTNDAERLWGNVDRDERIDYNNDENINWYGLFGQLEYSKDQLSAFVSGAFNNTQMRRIDFFSEPDSDNTTDWLSFTGGNLKLGANYNLNENHNVFLNGGYISRAPYFDALFPTFDNDAANEDAVNEKITSVELGYGYRGRNFSMNLNGYWTQWEDKTDVSTYEDPVTEDILFLNLLGVNALHSGLELDFTFLPVRNVTVTGFASLNNWEWTNNPSGVISDENNEVIGEQEYFIDGLKVGDAAQTTFGLNASVNLTRDLSVDAQCFYFDNLYASYSPDDRDDVEEAGIQVLQLPDYGLVDAGLTWTFQFAGLDAKARVNVNNVFDTQYIAEATDRIRTDESYDELLDNTR